The sequence below is a genomic window from Pseudomonas cannabina.
GCGTCGCTGGAGAACCACCTGGGGTTCGGCAGCGGTGACGGCGGCGCGGGTCTGAGGCACCGATGACGCTGCAACTGCGTTTTGCCGAGTTCAGTGCCAGCGGGCCGCGCGCGGAGAATCAGGACGCGCTGCGGCTGGTCACACCGGTGGCGGCGCTAGCGGCCAGCAAGGGCTATCTGTTCGCCCTTGCCGACGGCGTCAGCCAGTGTGCCGACGGTGCACTGGCGGCCCAATCCACGCTGCAAGCGCTGGCGCTGGATTACTACGCCACACCGGAAACCTGGGGCGTGGCTCAGTCGCTTGACCGGCTGCTGCTGGCGCAGAATCGCTGGTTGCTGGCCAACGGCCTGATGACCACTCTCAGCGCCCTGGTGCTGCGCGGTCGACGCTTCACCCTCGCGCATGTCGGTGACTGTCGGGTTTATCGCTGGACTGCCGGAACGCTCACGCGCATCAGCGAAGATCACGTCTGGGAACAGGCCGACATGCAGCACGTGCTCAAGCGCGCGCTGGGCCTCGATCAATACGTGGTCATGGATTACCTGAACGGCGAACTGTGCGCGGGCGAGCGGCTGTTACTGGTCAGCGACGGTGTCTGGGCAACGCTGGGCGATGCCAGCATTCGCTCGATTCTTGGCGAGCACGACGACCTCGATGCGGCGGTGAAAACCCTGGTCAGCGCGGCCCATCTGGCGGGCAGTCAGGACAACGCCAGCGCGCTGCTGATCCAGGTCGACAGCCTCGGCGAAGATGACTTGGGCGATGCGTTGTTACAGTTGCAACAGTGGCCGCTGCCGCCTGCGCTCAAGCACGGCCAGATGTTTGAAGGCTGGAGCGTCGGCAGCGTCGTGGCGCAATCCCGGCAGTCGATGCTTTATCGGGTCAACGACGCACATGGCCAGCCCTGGCTACTGAAAACCCTGCCTGCCAGTCGCCATGACGAAGCCGGGGCTGGCCAGGGGCTGCTGCTCGAAGAGTGGTTTTTGCGCCGGGTTGCCGGGCGCTTCTTCCCCGAGCTGCACCCGCTCGCAGAGCGCCAGCACCTGTATTACGTGATGCGCGAACATTCCGGGCGCACCCTGGCCGAGCTGTTCGTCGCCGCTGGCCCTTTGCCGCTCGCGCAATGGCAGGACCTCTCGACGCGGCTGTTGCGCGCCAGCGGTCTGCTGCATCGACGCAATATCATTCATCGCGACATAAAACCGGACAACCTGCTGCTGGGTGACGATGGCGAACTGCGTCTGCTGGATTTCGGTCTGGCATTTTGCCCCGGCCTGTCAGCCGTCAATCCCGACGACTTGCCCGGCACACCGAGCTACATCGCGCCGGAAGCCTTCAACGGTGCCGAGCCTGCCCCGCAACAAGACCTTTACGCCGTCGGTGTCACGCTGTATTACCTGCTGACCGGCCATTACCCCTACGGCGAAATTGAGGCGTTTCAACATCGTCGCTTCGCTACGCCGATCCCCGCCAGCCGCTACCGCCCCGATCTGCCGCAATGGCTGAGCCAAAACCTCGACAAGGCACTGCAAGCCGATCCGCAACATCGCTATGAAACCGCCGAGCAATGGCTGCTGGAACTGGAACAGGCCGAACTGCGCCCGGTCGCTGCACGGCCCCGGCCGCTGCTGGAACGCGAACCGCTGAAAGTCTGGCGCAGCGTGGCACTGGTTTCGCTGCTGCTCAATCTGCTCGTGGTGATCTGGCTCATGGGCCGTCATTGATTCACGACTTGCCAACCGGCAACCGCCCCGCTTCTGTGCGACCCGCCTCAACCCGGTGCAGAAACACACCTGACCGGCCATGTGATCCCCCGTCACACGGCCGATTGCGAGTTGGCACAAGCGCTGCATGACCTGTTTCAGATCATTCATAACGCGCAGCCCTCAACGATGAAGGCTGCGCCTCCCGAGATAACGGGACCGGACAAAGGCGTCCCTATCAGGCAACTGACGGGACGCCTTTTTTTGTTTGCACGTACTGTGTCGAGCCCGCTATCTGGCGACTCGGAGGCAAGATGAAAAAACTCAAACTGGTGATGATTGGCAACGGCATGGCCGGCGTGCGCACACTCGAAGAGTTGCTGAAACTAAGCGAAGACCTGTACGACATCACGGTCTTCGGTGCCGAGCCGCACCCCAACTACAACCGTATTCTGCTGTCCCCGGTGCTGGCAGGCG
It includes:
- a CDS encoding bifunctional protein-serine/threonine kinase/phosphatase, yielding MTLQLRFAEFSASGPRAENQDALRLVTPVAALAASKGYLFALADGVSQCADGALAAQSTLQALALDYYATPETWGVAQSLDRLLLAQNRWLLANGLMTTLSALVLRGRRFTLAHVGDCRVYRWTAGTLTRISEDHVWEQADMQHVLKRALGLDQYVVMDYLNGELCAGERLLLVSDGVWATLGDASIRSILGEHDDLDAAVKTLVSAAHLAGSQDNASALLIQVDSLGEDDLGDALLQLQQWPLPPALKHGQMFEGWSVGSVVAQSRQSMLYRVNDAHGQPWLLKTLPASRHDEAGAGQGLLLEEWFLRRVAGRFFPELHPLAERQHLYYVMREHSGRTLAELFVAAGPLPLAQWQDLSTRLLRASGLLHRRNIIHRDIKPDNLLLGDDGELRLLDFGLAFCPGLSAVNPDDLPGTPSYIAPEAFNGAEPAPQQDLYAVGVTLYYLLTGHYPYGEIEAFQHRRFATPIPASRYRPDLPQWLSQNLDKALQADPQHRYETAEQWLLELEQAELRPVAARPRPLLEREPLKVWRSVALVSLLLNLLVVIWLMGRH